The genomic window CAATGATGGCTACATCAGTATAAGTTCCACCGGCATCTATGCCCAGACTATATTTCATATAAAGTCCCCCTTCTTTTTTATAGGTTCAATATGAACAGTAACATCCCTGACTGATGAATAACTTGCTTTTAAGGATGATTCTATTTGTTCAACAATTGGTTTGGTCTGAATGATTTTTATCTTTGGATCCATACATACATGTAGGTCAACATAAAGGTCGGAATCAGTTCCATGTGCCCTCACATTGTGACATTCACTGGCCCCGTCTATTGAGTTTACAAGATTGCAGATTTGCTTTTCATCCAGGCTAGATGTATCACTCAAAAAACTGCTGCTTTCCCAAATTACAGAAAGGGTTTCTTTTACCAAAAATGAAAAGAAAAAGATTGAAAGGACAATATCCAGGAAAAAATATCCATATTCAATACCTACCAATCCTATTAATGTAATTATGGTTAAAGCCACTTCTTTTTTCATATTGTTAGAATGATTATATTTTTTTTCTTCCTGCAAGGGGAATTGAACCTTTTTCATGGAATGAATTAACAGAAGATAAAATGTGACAGAAAGCAGGACTATAATGTATCCGGACATATCAATAAACGGGACTTTCTGATAACTATATTTGCCTATAAGTGCATGGCTTATTAAAAGTAAGGAAATTATTCCAATTCCAAGAGCTACCAAAAACTGACCCATTTTTACATATTTAGAATAACCATAAGGATGCAGGGAATTGGGTGAAAGGGAAGTAACATAGAAATTGCCGGCAATAAACACGATTGAAAATCCTCTCAATAGTGAATAATATCCACTGGTTTCGAGGTAGATTATATCATAAAAATATCCATACAATATCTTTGGTATGGAGATAAAAAAAATCAGGAAAACAAACATGAAAAAATATTTTTCCAACAATGTTTTCCTGCACATTTCCATTCCTCCAAAATAAATGACATAAATATATCCCTATATTTTGTTTTAAATACCTGGAGCCACAGGTTTCTCACAAATTTCATTTAGTACCATAGCAAGAGCTGCATATAGTGAACCAAATCCGAGTAGGAGTCCATCGATACCTGCAATAACAAGTAGACCGGTCATTCCTGTAGCATTGATAATTGCAAGCAGGATGAACAGGATGAACAGGGTAAGGAATACAAATTGTATGACTCTGCTGCCACTACACATTTTCAAGGTACCTATGAGCATCACAAAAGTGTAAACACCCCATATGAAGAGATAGGCAGCCATTGACATTGGTTCAGCTGCAGCGGCCCATCCAAGGGACTGCAGTATAATCAGTCCTGCAAGTGAGAACCAGAAAAGCCCGAATGCATTAAAAGCAGTTCCGGCAAATACATCTCCTTTCTTCCATGCCATTATCCCTGCAAATACCTGGGCAAATCCACCCAAAAATATTGCCATTGAGACTACCATTGAATCAAGTGGGAATAAACCTACATATGTCAAACTTAGCAAAACTGCTGAAAGCCCAAGACCAGTGAAACCAAGTGGTGCCGGGTTGGCCGTGTTATCGGCTACTTCGGCTTTCACCATTTCAATATTTCCTTCCATAAATATCACCTCTATCATTTGAATTAATAGATCGATACAGACTAAAAGTTACAATAACTCACAAGTAATTTAAATTGAAAAAAATAGGAGTAAAGGGAGGTTGTAAGTATTGCATTGCTTTTATATCTCCTCCTTGTAGTTTAGCTACGCTATATAGAAGATTACAAGGTGATTGGGGCTATGGACCCTTAAAGGAGTCCACAGCTAAACGTCTGTATGTGTTTTCGCTCAGAGACCGTAGTTCTCCGGCCTGAATACCTTGACTTCCTTTTTGTATTGTTCAAGGGAGTCACTGAGGAACTTGTCTGAATCATCAGTAAGTCCAGCCAGAGCTTCACTTGCATCAGCAAGTGCATTCTTTTCGAATCTGGTCATCTGTAGTTTGGGATCTGCGTTTTCAAGCAGGTTCACACACTCTACAGCAGCGTTCTTTGCACGGAGATAGATGTCATCTGAATCCTTGACAATTGCTTCACCGACCTTGTAGGCATTGTCATAGGCCAGGATGTATCCCTGTGGGTCCCTGTACTTGTCGGAGAGAACCATCATGTCCCTGAGGTTCTTGGATTGACCTGTCTGGAGGGAGACATTCATCAGTGCGCAGTCATATGCAAGGGATTCACCCCAGCACTGTACAGTTGTACCACCGAATTCACCGTGATATTCTACGGATTCATTGGACCATAGGTCACAGCACTGCATTACAAGGTTACCCATTACATCGGAGTGGGCGCATGTGGAAGACTTACCTTCCTGGGCAATTGGGACACCAGCAATGGATTTTACAATGGTGTTCTCGTAACCACAGTCCTTGCCCGGACCAACTGCACCTGCTTCATAGGCGGCAAGGGTACGTGGTGCGGATATAGCCCTGGCAATTATTGCAAGGGTGTGGGCAAGGTTTTTGTCAAGGAGTCCACCTGCAATGAACATTGCAGTGTTTGCCTGTGCACAGTCAGTATCACCAGCTGCGACGACATTGTTCTTCTTGGCAACTTTGGCAATGTCCTGCCAGATGTATTCCATATCCATGGTACCTAGGCAACCAATTGCAAAAAGCATACCTGGCACATCATTTCTCAGAATTGCACGGTCAAAGACTTCTTTACCACCCATAGTTTCGATGGATAAGAGATCTGCACCGTTTGATGCAACTTCTTCGAAAGATTCCATAAGGGTGTTGTATTTCTCTCCCCTCAACTGCAGGTAGTCACGGTCTTCACGGATGTCACCAGGAGTGTGTCTCAGAGCGCATTTGATGCCGTATTCATCATGGTAATCTTCCATAATGGCTTTCTGTGCATTTGCGACTTCTCCACCCCAGGTTGGGTTATTGGTCATCTGCTGAACGTGCTCGGTTTCCAGTACGACTGATGGGAAACCAACCTGGACCATCCTTTCCATTATGTCGCGGGTAATACGCTCATATTCCTTTACAAGTTTCTCTTTGGTCTCACCGGCTTCTGGCCTTGGTGCATAGTTTACTTCAGGTGTGGTGTAACCGGCACCAATCTCTAAGTCCAGACCTGCTTTTACAGGATTGGGGGAGTTTCCAAAAATCATATCGTCTGCGCTAGCATATGCCATCTTGGTGTATCTGTTTACTGTCATTTTGCTCACCTCTCAGTGTTGATGGAATTGTTCCTTGAGTTTGCCAAGATCTGCGCCTGCAAGAATTGCCTCTGCCATCTTTGGTGCGTCGGCAGCCTCTTCTCCATATACTCCTAGCTCATAGGTTGATACGAAGTCCTGGTTTACAGCACCGCCACCACACTGGAATGGAACTTTTATACCTGCTTCAAGAAGCCTGTCATTGACAGCCTTGAATGCATACATTGTGGTAGTCATCAAAGCGGTTCCTGTCACCATCATTGGTTTTTCTTTCTTCACAGCTTCAATTACTTCGTCTACCGGCACATCACGTCCAAGATCCACTACATCGAAACCATTTGCTCTCAGGAGGGCTGAGACAATGGACTTACCGATGTCATGCACGTCACCTTCTGCAACGTGGCATACGATCTTACCTTTGGATACAGGTGGTTCCTTGGCCTGGGATTTACAGAAATCAATACCATCAAGCATTGCATCTGCAGACATCATTACATTTGGCAGGAAAATTATTCCTTCATCATAGAGTTTTGTTACTACTCCCATTCCTACCATCAGGGCATCATCAATTAAGGCAATTGGATCTTTACCGGCTTCAATTGCTTTCTTGAGGCCCTCTACTGTGTCATCTTCTTCGCCTTCATAGATAGATTCTGCAATAGGGCGAATCAGC from Methanohalophilus halophilus includes these protein-coding regions:
- a CDS encoding cation diffusion facilitator family transporter, with translation MCRKTLLEKYFFMFVFLIFFISIPKILYGYFYDIIYLETSGYYSLLRGFSIVFIAGNFYVTSLSPNSLHPYGYSKYVKMGQFLVALGIGIISLLLISHALIGKYSYQKVPFIDMSGYIIVLLSVTFYLLLIHSMKKVQFPLQEEKKYNHSNNMKKEVALTIITLIGLVGIEYGYFFLDIVLSIFFFSFLVKETLSVIWESSSFLSDTSSLDEKQICNLVNSIDGASECHNVRAHGTDSDLYVDLHVCMDPKIKIIQTKPIVEQIESSLKASYSSVRDVTVHIEPIKKKGDFI
- a CDS encoding acetate uptake transporter, translating into MEGNIEMVKAEVADNTANPAPLGFTGLGLSAVLLSLTYVGLFPLDSMVVSMAIFLGGFAQVFAGIMAWKKGDVFAGTAFNAFGLFWFSLAGLIILQSLGWAAAAEPMSMAAYLFIWGVYTFVMLIGTLKMCSGSRVIQFVFLTLFILFILLAIINATGMTGLLVIAGIDGLLLGFGSLYAALAMVLNEICEKPVAPGI
- the mtaB gene encoding methanol--corrinoid protein co-methyltransferase MtaB; its protein translation is MTVNRYTKMAYASADDMIFGNSPNPVKAGLDLEIGAGYTTPEVNYAPRPEAGETKEKLVKEYERITRDIMERMVQVGFPSVVLETEHVQQMTNNPTWGGEVANAQKAIMEDYHDEYGIKCALRHTPGDIREDRDYLQLRGEKYNTLMESFEEVASNGADLLSIETMGGKEVFDRAILRNDVPGMLFAIGCLGTMDMEYIWQDIAKVAKKNNVVAAGDTDCAQANTAMFIAGGLLDKNLAHTLAIIARAISAPRTLAAYEAGAVGPGKDCGYENTIVKSIAGVPIAQEGKSSTCAHSDVMGNLVMQCCDLWSNESVEYHGEFGGTTVQCWGESLAYDCALMNVSLQTGQSKNLRDMMVLSDKYRDPQGYILAYDNAYKVGEAIVKDSDDIYLRAKNAAVECVNLLENADPKLQMTRFEKNALADASEALAGLTDDSDKFLSDSLEQYKKEVKVFRPENYGL
- the mtaC gene encoding methanol--corrinoid protein MtaC, with translation MTSLDLDPSEILERYNVKMEKAMTPDDAAAELYPKDELIRPIAESIYEGEEDDTVEGLKKAIEAGKDPIALIDDALMVGMGVVTKLYDEGIIFLPNVMMSADAMLDGIDFCKSQAKEPPVSKGKIVCHVAEGDVHDIGKSIVSALLRANGFDVVDLGRDVPVDEVIEAVKKEKPMMVTGTALMTTTMYAFKAVNDRLLEAGIKVPFQCGGGAVNQDFVSTYELGVYGEEAADAPKMAEAILAGADLGKLKEQFHQH